A section of the Streptomyces sp. Je 1-369 genome encodes:
- a CDS encoding FAD-binding oxidoreductase, whose protein sequence is MERRTFIGTTAATLAAATVAGCTSGTPGGTSTRTGTGTTASGTGGTPIRTSSAASSSPATLKALARDLDGTLVQPGQAKWAAARQLYNTRYDDLKPTAVAYVAHPDDIRTALAYARAHRTKVAIRNGGHSYAGWSSGNGRLIIDVSKLSKIRASGSTATIGGGAKLIDVYRSLAAKGVTIPAGSCPTVGISGLTLGGGHGVVSRAYGLTCDSLTSATLVTADGKQLTASKSEHKDLFWALRGAGNGNFGVVTELTYRTHAAPQGVSAYMTWPWSKAAAVIKAWQEWGPDQPDEIWSSAHLANTPGGTPTVSVACFSLGTYGELQNAVDRLADKIGAPARSVSLKRRTYEESMEVYAGCSSFAADAQCHLPGATPGRTPTGALKRETYAASSDFFDRSLSAAGIRTLLSQIENVTGASGGSIALTALGGAINRVDPTATAFVHRRSRMLAQYIASWRAGTSGSGARAWLKKAHGAMGRHASGAAYQNYTDSTLTNWREAYYGAAAPRLKKLKKQYDPTRFFDFPQAL, encoded by the coding sequence ATGGAACGACGTACATTCATCGGCACAACGGCGGCCACACTGGCCGCCGCCACCGTCGCGGGCTGCACCAGCGGCACCCCGGGCGGCACCAGCACGAGGACGGGCACCGGCACCACCGCATCCGGTACCGGCGGCACCCCCATCAGAACCTCGAGTGCCGCCTCCTCCTCCCCGGCCACGCTCAAGGCCCTCGCCCGTGACCTGGACGGCACCCTCGTCCAGCCGGGGCAGGCCAAGTGGGCGGCGGCCCGGCAGCTGTACAACACGCGGTACGACGACCTGAAGCCCACCGCCGTGGCCTACGTCGCACACCCGGACGACATCCGCACCGCCCTCGCTTACGCCCGCGCCCACCGCACCAAGGTCGCGATCCGCAACGGCGGTCATTCCTACGCGGGTTGGTCGTCCGGCAACGGCCGGCTGATCATCGACGTGTCGAAGCTGAGCAAGATACGCGCGAGCGGCAGCACCGCCACCATCGGCGGCGGCGCCAAGCTCATCGACGTCTACCGCTCGCTCGCGGCGAAGGGCGTCACCATCCCCGCGGGCTCGTGCCCGACCGTCGGCATATCCGGTCTCACCCTCGGCGGCGGCCACGGCGTGGTCTCCCGGGCGTACGGCCTGACCTGCGACAGCCTCACCTCCGCCACGCTCGTCACGGCGGACGGCAAGCAGCTCACCGCCTCCAAGTCCGAGCACAAGGACCTGTTCTGGGCGCTGCGCGGCGCGGGCAACGGCAACTTCGGCGTCGTCACCGAACTCACCTACCGTACGCACGCCGCACCCCAGGGCGTCTCCGCCTACATGACCTGGCCCTGGTCGAAGGCGGCCGCGGTCATCAAGGCGTGGCAGGAGTGGGGCCCGGACCAGCCGGACGAGATCTGGTCGTCCGCGCACCTGGCGAACACACCGGGCGGCACCCCGACCGTGTCCGTCGCCTGCTTCTCCCTCGGGACGTACGGCGAGTTGCAGAACGCAGTCGACCGCCTCGCCGACAAGATCGGCGCACCGGCGCGCAGCGTCTCCCTGAAGCGGCGTACGTACGAGGAGTCGATGGAGGTGTACGCGGGCTGTTCGTCCTTCGCCGCCGACGCCCAGTGCCACCTCCCCGGCGCGACGCCGGGCCGCACCCCGACGGGGGCCCTCAAGCGCGAGACGTACGCGGCGAGTTCGGACTTCTTCGACCGTTCGCTCTCGGCGGCTGGCATCCGCACGCTGCTGTCGCAGATCGAGAACGTGACCGGCGCGAGCGGCGGCAGCATCGCGCTCACGGCGCTCGGCGGCGCGATCAACCGCGTCGACCCGACGGCGACGGCGTTCGTGCACCGGCGCTCGCGGATGCTGGCGCAGTACATCGCGTCGTGGCGCGCGGGCACGTCGGGCTCGGGCGCCCGGGCGTGGCTGAAAAAGGCGCACGGGGCGATGGGGCGTCACGCGTCCGGAGCCGCGTACCAGAACTACACCGACTCGACGCTGACGAACTGGCGCGAGGCGTACTACGGGGCGGCGGCGCCGCGCCTGAAGAAGCTCAAGAAGCAGTACGACCCCACGCGGTTCTTCGACTTCCCGCAGGCGCTCTGA
- a CDS encoding inorganic phosphate transporter — protein sequence MDTFALIVTIGVALGFTYTNGFHDSANAIATSVSTRALTPRAALAMAAVMNLAGAFMGSGVAKTVSEGIIETPHGDKGMWILFAALIGAIVWNLITWYFGLPSSSSHALFGGMVGAALAGGIGVIWSGVVDKIVIPMFLSPVIGLVAGYLVMCAIMWMFRKSNPHKAKRGFRIAQTVSAAGMALGHGLQDAQKTMGIVVMALVISDVQSADAPIPIWVKIACALMLSAGTYAGGWRIMRTLGRKIIELDPPQGFAAETTGAGIMFTTAFMFHAPISTTHVITSAIMGVGATKRVNAVRWGVAKNIILGWFITMPAAAIVAALSFWVVDLAFL from the coding sequence ATGGACACCTTTGCTTTGATCGTGACGATCGGCGTCGCGCTCGGATTCACGTATACGAACGGCTTTCACGACTCCGCGAACGCCATCGCCACCTCCGTCTCCACACGCGCGCTGACGCCTCGCGCGGCGCTCGCCATGGCCGCGGTGATGAACCTCGCCGGTGCCTTCATGGGCAGCGGGGTCGCCAAGACCGTGAGTGAGGGGATCATCGAGACCCCGCACGGCGACAAGGGGATGTGGATCCTCTTCGCGGCGCTCATCGGCGCCATCGTGTGGAACCTGATCACCTGGTACTTCGGTCTGCCCTCGTCCTCGTCGCACGCGCTCTTCGGCGGCATGGTCGGCGCGGCGCTCGCGGGCGGCATCGGGGTCATCTGGTCCGGTGTCGTCGACAAGATCGTCATCCCGATGTTCCTGTCGCCGGTGATCGGCCTCGTCGCCGGTTATCTGGTGATGTGCGCGATCATGTGGATGTTCCGGAAGTCCAACCCGCACAAGGCCAAGCGCGGCTTCCGTATCGCGCAGACGGTGTCGGCGGCCGGTATGGCCCTCGGTCACGGTCTGCAGGACGCGCAGAAGACGATGGGCATCGTGGTGATGGCCCTCGTCATCTCCGACGTGCAGAGCGCGGACGCACCCATTCCGATCTGGGTCAAGATCGCCTGTGCGCTGATGCTCTCGGCCGGTACGTACGCGGGCGGCTGGCGCATCATGCGGACCCTCGGGCGCAAGATCATCGAGCTGGACCCGCCGCAGGGCTTCGCCGCCGAGACGACCGGCGCGGGCATCATGTTCACCACGGCGTTCATGTTCCACGCGCCGATCTCGACGACGCACGTCATCACCTCCGCGATCATGGGCGTGGGCGCGACGAAGCGGGTCAACGCGGTGCGGTGGGGTGTCGCCAAGAACATCATCCTGGGCTGGTTCATCACGATGCCGGCCGCAGCGATCGTCGCCGCGTTGAGTTTCTGGGTCGTGGATCTCGCGTTCTTGTAG
- a CDS encoding DUF4232 domain-containing protein, translating to MKHTHATKTLLAGLALISTLGLTACNGDDTGGTGAGSADSASSATTGGGDGGGGAGKSGGSDSGQGTGADTDTGTGTGTGSGSGSGSGSDTSGKAGICRSDELEVSAVDNSTDKTEGVVTVQFKNGGGRACTINGYAGVDLKTATGDTLSVNRNGEKPVPGVIKDGESAAFNITFPINNSGGSGVRVSKILVTPPKETKTVTIAWPAGSLPADNPDAPSGGPKLSISPVGTVSDSPAG from the coding sequence ATGAAGCACACGCATGCCACCAAGACCCTCCTCGCCGGTCTCGCCCTGATCAGCACGCTCGGCCTGACCGCTTGCAACGGAGACGACACCGGCGGCACGGGTGCGGGGTCCGCGGACTCCGCGTCCAGCGCCACGACGGGCGGCGGCGATGGTGGCGGCGGCGCGGGCAAGAGCGGCGGCAGCGACAGCGGCCAGGGCACCGGCGCCGACACGGACACGGGCACGGGCACGGGCACGGGCTCCGGCTCCGGCTCCGGCTCCGGCTCCGACACCAGCGGCAAGGCCGGTATCTGCCGCAGCGACGAGCTGGAAGTCTCCGCCGTCGACAACAGCACCGACAAGACGGAAGGCGTCGTCACCGTCCAGTTCAAGAACGGCGGCGGCCGCGCCTGCACCATCAACGGCTACGCGGGCGTCGACCTCAAGACCGCCACCGGCGACACCCTGTCCGTGAACCGCAACGGCGAGAAGCCCGTCCCCGGCGTCATCAAGGACGGTGAGTCCGCCGCCTTCAACATCACGTTCCCCATCAACAACAGCGGCGGCTCCGGCGTGCGCGTCTCCAAGATCCTGGTGACGCCGCCGAAGGAGACGAAGACCGTCACCATCGCCTGGCCCGCGGGCTCCCTCCCCGCGGACAACCCCGATGCCCCCTCCGGCGGCCCGAAGCTGTCGATCAGCCCGGTCGGCACGGTCAGCGACTCCCCCGCGGGCTGA
- a CDS encoding DUF47 domain-containing protein, with product MRFRLTPRETSFYDMFAASADNIVTGSKLLMELLGADSSARAEIAERMRAAEHAGDDATHAIFHQLNSSFITPFDREDIYNLASSLDDIMDFMEEAVDLVVLYQVEELPKGVEQQIEVLARAAELTAEAMPNLRTMANLTEYWIEVNRLENQADQIHRKLLAQLFNGKYDAMEVLKLKQIVDVLEEAADAFEHVANTVETIAVKES from the coding sequence GTGCGCTTTCGTCTGACCCCCAGGGAGACGAGCTTCTACGACATGTTCGCCGCATCCGCGGACAACATCGTCACGGGCTCGAAGCTCCTGATGGAACTGCTCGGAGCGGACTCTTCCGCACGGGCCGAGATCGCAGAGCGTATGCGGGCCGCGGAACACGCGGGAGACGACGCGACGCATGCGATCTTCCACCAGCTGAACTCCTCGTTCATCACGCCGTTCGACCGCGAGGACATCTACAACCTCGCGTCGTCCCTCGACGACATCATGGACTTCATGGAGGAGGCCGTCGACCTGGTCGTCCTCTACCAGGTCGAGGAACTCCCCAAGGGCGTCGAGCAGCAGATCGAGGTGCTCGCGCGGGCCGCCGAGCTCACCGCGGAGGCCATGCCCAATCTGCGGACGATGGCCAACCTCACCGAGTACTGGATCGAGGTCAACCGTCTGGAGAACCAGGCCGACCAGATCCACCGCAAGCTCCTCGCCCAGCTCTTCAATGGCAAGTACGACGCCATGGAGGTGCTGAAGCTCAAGCAGATCGTGGACGTGCTGGAAGAGGCCGCCGACGCCTTCGAGCACGTGGCGAACACTGTGGAGACCATCGCGGTCAAGGAGTCCTGA
- a CDS encoding NlpC/P60 family protein gives MRKAWLVASVGIGGALSFIALLVVGTYMAAGSMANGVGGGSVGLAKGAVPATYQPLVQKWGNLCKAINPALLAAQLYQESGFNPRAKSPAKAQGIAQFIPGTWASHGLDGDGDGDRDVWDPEDAIPSAASYDCKLAGYVKDAPGNPTKNMLAAYNAGAYAVIKYGGVPPYSETQNYVKTITDLSKSFARPVGRVEPSRQAAGAIYYAQKKLGTLYLWGGNGTPEQGGRFDCSGLTLAAYRSVDITLPRVANDQYNAGPHPKREELLPGDLVFFSDDLTNSRAIRHVGIYVGGGYMINAPRTGAVIRFDRIDTPDYFGATRVTEDGAKAVPAKPTEV, from the coding sequence GTGCGTAAGGCGTGGCTGGTCGCTTCCGTCGGGATCGGCGGGGCCCTCAGCTTCATCGCGCTGCTCGTCGTCGGGACGTACATGGCCGCGGGGAGCATGGCCAACGGGGTCGGCGGTGGGTCCGTGGGGCTGGCCAAGGGGGCCGTGCCCGCCACCTATCAGCCCCTCGTGCAGAAGTGGGGCAACCTCTGCAAAGCCATCAACCCCGCGCTGCTCGCCGCCCAGCTCTACCAGGAGAGCGGGTTCAATCCGCGCGCCAAGAGCCCGGCCAAGGCGCAGGGGATAGCGCAGTTCATCCCGGGGACGTGGGCGTCCCACGGCCTGGACGGTGACGGCGACGGCGACCGGGACGTATGGGATCCGGAGGACGCCATCCCGTCCGCCGCGTCGTACGACTGCAAGCTCGCCGGATACGTGAAGGACGCGCCGGGAAACCCCACGAAGAACATGCTCGCCGCGTACAACGCGGGGGCGTACGCCGTCATCAAGTACGGCGGCGTGCCGCCCTACAGCGAGACGCAGAACTACGTGAAGACCATCACCGACCTCTCGAAGAGCTTCGCCCGGCCCGTCGGCCGTGTGGAACCTTCGAGGCAGGCGGCCGGCGCCATCTACTACGCCCAGAAGAAGCTCGGCACCCTCTACCTGTGGGGCGGCAACGGCACCCCGGAACAGGGTGGCCGCTTCGACTGCTCCGGGCTCACCCTCGCCGCGTACCGCTCCGTCGACATCACGCTGCCACGCGTCGCCAACGACCAGTACAACGCGGGACCGCACCCCAAGAGGGAGGAACTCCTCCCCGGCGACCTCGTCTTCTTCTCGGACGACCTGACCAATTCCCGCGCCATCCGGCACGTCGGCATCTACGTGGGCGGGGGCTACATGATCAATGCTCCGCGCACCGGCGCCGTGATCCGCTTCGACCGCATCGACACACCTGATTACTTTGGCGCGACCCGGGTCACCGAGGACGGGGCCAAGGCCGTGCCCGCCAAGCCGACGGAGGTCTGA
- a CDS encoding metal-sensitive transcriptional regulator, translating into MTTTEAADAAGAAVPTPGAPEAPSDQAQGQAQALAQSQAHEVHGYHKQKDEHLKRLRRIEGQIRGLQRMVEEDVYCIDILTQVSASTKALQSFALQLLEEHLRHCVADAAVKGGTEIDAKVEEATKAIARMLRT; encoded by the coding sequence ATGACGACCACCGAGGCGGCTGACGCGGCCGGCGCGGCCGTACCGACCCCGGGGGCGCCCGAAGCGCCCTCCGACCAGGCGCAGGGCCAGGCCCAGGCCCTTGCCCAGTCCCAGGCCCATGAGGTGCACGGCTACCACAAGCAGAAGGACGAACACCTCAAGCGCCTGCGCCGCATCGAGGGCCAGATCCGCGGCCTGCAGCGCATGGTCGAGGAGGACGTCTACTGCATCGACATACTCACGCAGGTCTCGGCGAGCACGAAGGCGCTCCAGTCCTTCGCCCTCCAACTCCTGGAGGAACACCTGCGCCACTGCGTGGCCGACGCGGCGGTGAAGGGCGGCACGGAGATCGACGCGAAGGTCGAAGAGGCGACCAAGGCGATCGCCCGCATGCTCCGCACGTAA
- a CDS encoding SCO6880 family protein, with protein MTTQSHLSQPVAPRRTYLIGRARPNAIVGKNRETGEIALIIVGAFLGMMCGLLVPVLSLRIVLLTGLPMLAIAAVYVPYKGRTFYKWFEINRSFKRSLKRGTAYRSASPEAGIRLDGREVEIGPPPGIGRISWLAAPFGPDEIAVLLHADRRTVTAAIEIEGPGVGLRDSEDQEALVDRFGTLLKHVANGDGFVTRLQMLARTLPADPDAHAKDVSVRGDNRALPWIQESYDQLQSMVSTSSEQHRAYLVACMHYSRDLAAEAQAMARAARPAGGRKLDKDAGLAVVMARELTDICSRLQEADIRVRQPLGQGRLSSLVHSMYDPDHPIDHIQAMTKRNAWPAELDAMEPTYLQAKTRESSTRAPWCHATAWVKEWPMTPVGVNFLAPLLVHTPDVIRTVAVTMDLEPTEVAIERMLTEKTNDEAEASRQAKMNRTVDPRDIASHSRLDQRGEDLASGAAGVNLVGYITVSSRSPEALARDKRTIRASAGKSYLKLEWCDREHHRAFVNTLPFATGIRR; from the coding sequence TTGACGACCCAGTCCCACCTGTCCCAGCCGGTCGCGCCCCGCCGCACATATCTGATCGGCCGCGCCCGGCCGAACGCGATCGTCGGCAAGAACCGCGAGACCGGCGAGATCGCCCTGATCATCGTGGGCGCCTTCCTCGGCATGATGTGCGGGCTCCTCGTCCCCGTCCTCTCCCTGCGCATCGTGCTGCTCACCGGCCTGCCGATGCTCGCCATCGCGGCGGTGTACGTCCCGTACAAGGGCCGGACGTTCTACAAGTGGTTCGAGATCAATCGGAGTTTCAAGCGTTCCCTCAAGCGCGGCACCGCCTACCGGTCCGCCTCGCCCGAAGCGGGCATCCGGCTGGACGGCAGGGAGGTCGAGATCGGGCCGCCGCCCGGCATCGGCCGCATCAGCTGGCTGGCCGCGCCCTTCGGTCCTGACGAGATCGCCGTGCTGCTGCATGCCGACCGGCGTACCGTCACCGCCGCCATCGAGATCGAGGGGCCCGGCGTCGGGCTGCGCGACAGCGAGGACCAGGAGGCCCTCGTCGACCGGTTCGGGACGCTCCTCAAGCACGTCGCCAACGGCGACGGGTTCGTCACCCGCCTCCAGATGCTCGCCCGTACGCTCCCCGCCGACCCGGACGCGCACGCCAAGGACGTCAGCGTGCGCGGCGACAACCGTGCGCTGCCCTGGATCCAGGAGTCGTACGACCAGCTGCAGTCCATGGTGTCGACCAGCAGCGAGCAGCATCGCGCCTACCTCGTCGCCTGCATGCACTACTCCCGCGACCTGGCCGCCGAGGCCCAGGCGATGGCCCGCGCGGCCCGCCCGGCCGGTGGCAGGAAGCTCGACAAGGACGCCGGGCTCGCCGTCGTCATGGCACGCGAGCTCACCGACATCTGCTCGCGGCTCCAGGAGGCCGACATCCGGGTGCGGCAGCCGCTCGGCCAGGGGCGGCTCTCGTCGCTGGTGCACTCCATGTACGACCCGGACCACCCCATCGACCACATCCAGGCGATGACGAAGCGCAACGCCTGGCCCGCCGAGCTCGACGCCATGGAGCCCACCTACCTCCAGGCGAAGACCCGCGAGTCCTCCACCCGCGCCCCGTGGTGCCACGCGACGGCCTGGGTGAAGGAGTGGCCGATGACTCCCGTCGGCGTCAACTTCCTCGCGCCGCTGCTCGTCCACACCCCGGACGTCATCAGGACGGTGGCCGTGACGATGGACCTCGAACCCACCGAGGTCGCCATCGAGCGGATGCTCACCGAGAAGACGAACGACGAGGCGGAGGCGAGCCGCCAGGCCAAGATGAACCGTACGGTCGACCCCCGCGACATCGCATCCCACTCCCGCCTGGACCAGCGCGGCGAGGACCTGGCGAGCGGCGCGGCGGGCGTGAACCTCGTCGGGTACATCACGGTCTCTTCCCGTTCCCCGGAGGCGCTCGCGCGCGACAAGCGCACCATCCGCGCCTCCGCCGGCAAGTCGTATCTGAAGCTGGAGTGGTGCGACCGCGAGCACCACAGGGCCTTCGTCAACACGCTGCCGTTCGCGACCGGCATCCGACGCTAG
- a CDS encoding phosphatase PAP2 family protein — protein sequence MAGLDESGSNPDVGLLYDINGLAKDTPSWFDSAMTFVGEYGLLLALVLLVVWCWWGQRKRGTLDDAASSVAAVVWAPLAAGIAVLVNIPIRGFVERPRPFRVHRGIELLVDGKNDYSFVSDHATLAMAIGAGLFVANRKFGLVGLALAAVEGFCRVFMGVHYPTDVVGGFALGTAVALLLSPLAMAMLTPLTKMVGRSGRVGWLVWDRKVGPVAAPLSGTATTRATGAASADPDERDLAA from the coding sequence ATGGCTGGACTCGATGAATCCGGGTCGAACCCCGACGTCGGCCTGCTCTACGACATCAATGGCCTGGCCAAGGACACCCCGTCCTGGTTCGACAGCGCCATGACGTTCGTAGGGGAGTACGGGCTGTTGCTCGCCCTCGTCCTCCTGGTCGTGTGGTGCTGGTGGGGCCAGCGCAAGCGCGGCACCCTCGACGACGCCGCCTCCTCGGTCGCCGCCGTCGTCTGGGCACCGCTCGCCGCGGGCATCGCCGTCCTCGTCAACATTCCCATCCGCGGCTTCGTGGAACGGCCACGACCGTTCCGCGTCCACCGCGGCATCGAACTCCTCGTGGACGGCAAGAACGACTACTCGTTCGTCAGCGACCACGCCACGCTCGCCATGGCCATCGGCGCCGGACTCTTCGTCGCCAACCGGAAGTTCGGCCTCGTCGGCCTGGCCCTCGCCGCCGTCGAGGGCTTCTGCCGCGTCTTCATGGGCGTGCACTACCCGACGGACGTCGTCGGCGGCTTCGCGCTCGGCACCGCCGTCGCCCTGCTCCTCTCGCCGCTCGCCATGGCGATGCTCACGCCGCTCACCAAGATGGTCGGCCGCTCCGGGCGGGTGGGGTGGCTGGTGTGGGACCGGAAAGTCGGTCCTGTCGCGGCGCCGCTGAGCGGGACGGCGACGACGCGGGCGACGGGTGCGGCGTCGGCCGATCCGGACGAGAGGGACCTCGCGGCGTAG
- a CDS encoding ATP-binding cassette domain-containing protein: MSTPRSTVAAVANVTVQYGSTTALDDVSLIFPAGVTGLLGPNGAGKSTLLSLLSTARRPKSGTVTLLGETPGRARVQRLRKQIGVLPQSFGYYPRFTVQEFTEYAAWLRKVPAAQRRERAREALRLVQMEKHAGTRMGALSGGMLRRVGIAQAMVNEPSLVLLDEPTVGLDPAQRVGFRKLIQELGDRCAVVMSTHLAEDVAHVCDRVAVLLEGTVHFTGTVAELCALPSGGEAGDADVTGTDIDGGAVEAGYLHLAGTEAVAG, encoded by the coding sequence GTGAGCACTCCGCGCAGCACCGTCGCGGCGGTCGCGAACGTCACCGTGCAGTACGGCTCGACGACCGCCCTCGACGACGTCTCCCTCATCTTTCCCGCCGGCGTCACCGGCCTCCTGGGCCCCAACGGGGCGGGTAAAAGTACCCTGTTGTCCCTGCTGAGCACGGCCCGCAGGCCCAAGTCCGGCACCGTCACCCTCCTGGGAGAGACCCCGGGGCGGGCCCGCGTGCAACGGCTGCGCAAGCAGATCGGGGTGCTGCCGCAGTCCTTCGGGTACTACCCACGCTTCACCGTCCAGGAGTTCACCGAGTACGCCGCGTGGCTGCGCAAGGTGCCCGCCGCCCAGCGCCGCGAACGCGCCCGCGAGGCACTGCGCCTGGTCCAGATGGAGAAGCACGCGGGCACCAGGATGGGCGCCCTGTCCGGCGGCATGCTGCGCCGCGTCGGCATCGCCCAGGCCATGGTCAACGAGCCCTCCCTCGTCCTCCTCGACGAGCCGACCGTGGGCCTCGACCCGGCCCAGCGCGTCGGATTCCGCAAGCTCATCCAGGAGTTGGGCGACCGCTGCGCGGTGGTGATGAGCACCCACCTCGCCGAGGACGTGGCCCACGTGTGCGACCGCGTCGCCGTCCTCCTGGAGGGCACGGTCCACTTCACGGGCACGGTCGCCGAGCTGTGCGCCCTGCCCTCCGGGGGCGAGGCCGGTGACGCGGACGTCACCGGGACGGACATCGACGGGGGCGCCGTGGAAGCCGGATACCTGCACCTCGCCGGTACGGAAGCGGTGGCCGGCTGA